Proteins encoded by one window of Deltaproteobacteria bacterium:
- a CDS encoding 2-C-methyl-D-erythritol 2,4-cyclodiphosphate synthase: protein MQIGFGYDVHRLVGGRKLILGGVVAPFEKGLLGHSDADVLIHAVIDAVLGASGLGDIGKHFPDTDPAYKGISSIELLKSTGTLLNKKGFKIINIDSTIVAQKPKLAEYIPKMTVNIAKALKLKTGQVNVKAKTEEGLGFTGRGEGIKAYAVVLIQVKGER, encoded by the coding sequence TTGCAAATAGGTTTTGGATACGATGTTCATAGACTTGTAGGGGGAAGGAAACTTATCCTTGGTGGGGTAGTAGCGCCTTTTGAAAAGGGGCTCCTCGGACACTCGGACGCGGATGTGCTTATCCATGCCGTAATAGATGCCGTTCTGGGGGCTTCAGGACTTGGTGATATAGGCAAACATTTTCCGGATACAGACCCTGCATATAAAGGTATATCAAGTATTGAACTCTTAAAAAGTACCGGTACACTTCTTAATAAAAAAGGTTTTAAGATTATAAATATAGATTCAACTATTGTTGCACAGAAACCCAAACTTGCTGAATACATACCTAAAATGACAGTAAATATTGCAAAGGCATTGAAATTGAAAACAGGACAGGTAAATGTAAAGGCAAAGACAGAAGAGGGGCTTGGTTTCACAGGCAGAGGTGAAGGCATTAAGGCATATGCAGTTGTATTGATACAGGTGAAAGGTGAAAGATGA
- the accB gene encoding acetyl-CoA carboxylase biotin carboxyl carrier protein translates to MDLKKIKDIYRFIKDTDIVEFELEGSDGKVRIKRGCQSTGAVQSPVPSPPLPVMSLDKEKEPENKIPLKEERHKTITSPMVGTFYRSPSPDAQSFVEVDSNVKKGQVLCIIEAMKLMNEIESEYDGRIISILVENGHPVEYGEPLFIIETV, encoded by the coding sequence ATGGATTTAAAAAAGATAAAAGATATTTATAGGTTTATAAAAGATACTGATATAGTTGAATTTGAGTTGGAAGGTAGTGACGGCAAGGTGAGGATAAAAAGAGGTTGTCAGTCAACAGGTGCTGTTCAGTCTCCTGTGCCTTCTCCACCGTTGCCAGTCATGTCTTTAGACAAAGAAAAAGAACCTGAAAACAAGATACCTTTGAAGGAAGAAAGGCACAAAACCATTACATCACCCATGGTTGGGACATTTTATCGTTCACCATCCCCGGATGCCCAGTCATTTGTTGAAGTGGATAGTAATGTTAAAAAGGGTCAGGTTTTGTGCATAATAGAGGCAATGAAACTGATGAATGAGATTGAATCTGAATATGACGGAAGGATAATTTCAATATTGGTTGAAAACGGGCATCCTGTTGAATATGGTGAGCCGCTTTTTATTATAGAGACAGTATAG
- the accC gene encoding acetyl-CoA carboxylase biotin carboxylase subunit: MFHKILIANRGEIAVRIIRACKELGVPTVAVYSTADENSLHVRLADEAICIGPAKGKDSYLNISSILSAAEVADADAIHPGYGFLAENAEFAEVCENCGIKFIGPSSNTMRLMGNKILAKTQMEKIKVPVLPWSKTAVKDEKVAMEVAKKIGFPVIIKAAAGGGGRGMKLVHSQASIGNAFHTAHSEALAAFGDGSVYIEKYCESPRHVEIQIMADNYGNVVHLGERDCSIQRRHQKIVEESPSPALNEKIRSAMGDASIKIVKSISYNSVGTIEFLLDKNKYFYFMEMNTRVQVEHPVTEMVTGVDIIKEQIRIAAGERLRFKQKHIRFKGHSIECRINAEDPDTFAPSPGRVVRLNFPGGLGVRIDSALYCDYTIPPHYDSLIAKLIVYADTRHEAVSRMNRALGEFIVEGVKTNIPLHKKIMNDHDFIEGNVDINFLGKYSS, encoded by the coding sequence ATGTTTCATAAAATACTTATAGCAAATCGTGGAGAAATCGCAGTAAGGATTATAAGGGCTTGTAAAGAATTGGGGGTGCCGACTGTTGCCGTATATTCTACAGCGGATGAGAACTCCCTTCATGTAAGGCTTGCTGATGAGGCTATCTGTATCGGTCCGGCTAAAGGCAAAGATAGTTATCTGAATATATCTTCCATATTGAGCGCTGCAGAGGTTGCTGATGCTGATGCAATCCATCCGGGTTATGGTTTTCTTGCAGAAAATGCTGAATTTGCAGAGGTATGCGAAAATTGCGGGATAAAATTTATAGGCCCGAGTTCAAACACAATGCGTCTTATGGGCAATAAGATCCTTGCAAAGACCCAGATGGAGAAAATCAAGGTGCCTGTCCTTCCATGGAGCAAGACTGCGGTAAAAGATGAAAAAGTTGCTATGGAAGTCGCAAAAAAAATAGGTTTCCCTGTGATAATAAAGGCAGCAGCAGGCGGCGGCGGCAGGGGTATGAAACTGGTTCATAGTCAGGCAAGTATTGGCAATGCCTTTCATACCGCACACAGCGAGGCGCTTGCTGCATTTGGGGACGGCAGTGTTTATATTGAAAAATACTGTGAGTCTCCGCGCCATGTAGAGATACAGATTATGGCAGATAATTACGGCAATGTAGTGCATCTTGGAGAAAGGGACTGCTCTATCCAGAGGAGACATCAAAAGATAGTTGAGGAATCACCTTCACCTGCCCTGAACGAAAAAATCAGAAGTGCAATGGGGGATGCATCAATCAAGATTGTAAAGTCAATCAGTTATAACAGTGTCGGCACAATAGAATTTCTTCTGGACAAGAATAAATATTTTTATTTTATGGAGATGAATACAAGGGTTCAGGTTGAGCATCCTGTTACAGAGATGGTTACAGGTGTGGATATAATAAAGGAGCAGATAAGGATTGCTGCTGGTGAAAGACTGAGGTTCAAACAAAAGCATATACGATTTAAGGGGCATTCAATAGAATGCAGGATAAATGCAGAGGACCCTGATACATTTGCACCTTCACCCGGCAGGGTTGTAAGGCTGAACTTTCCGGGGGGGCTTGGTGTAAGGATAGATTCTGCACTCTACTGTGACTATACTATCCCGCCTCATTATGATTCCCTTATTGCGAAACTCATTGTATATGCTGATACAAGGCATGAGGCAGTAAGCCGTATGAACAGGGCGCTTGGAGAGTTTATTGTGGAGGGTGTTAAAACAAATATACCACTCCATAAAAAGATAATGAATGACCACGATTTCATTGAAGGCAATGTTGATATAAACTTTTTGGGTAAATATTCATCTTAA
- a CDS encoding PIN domain-containing protein produces the protein MRYLLIIFGSASGYIIAKQILGDNLSAIVGFISGFFISILAIIFEQRVKKTPLRIVIGGAIGLITGLVVSNLISYTITTQFIESSIPKILIYILVNLLFGYIGLSIGMKKGDDFDGHNIYTLFGEKHETKAIKILDTSVIIDGRIADITDAGFLEGEIIIPQFVLQELQYIADSADGIKRVRGKRGLDVLQRLQKQTNTKVTIIDNDFPSIKEVDAKLIALAKEISARIVTNDSNLSKIAELQGVSVLNINNLANILKPVVLPGEVISIYVLKEGKENGQGVGYLDDGTMVVVDNARKFLGRNMDVVVTSVLQTTGGRMIFSRVKDEDVKTELH, from the coding sequence ATGCGGTACCTTCTTATCATATTTGGGTCAGCAAGCGGTTATATTATTGCGAAACAGATATTAGGAGATAATTTATCAGCAATAGTAGGATTTATAAGCGGTTTTTTTATATCAATACTGGCAATCATATTTGAACAGCGGGTAAAAAAAACCCCTCTCAGAATTGTAATAGGCGGGGCAATCGGACTTATTACAGGGCTGGTTGTATCAAATCTCATTTCTTATACAATAACAACCCAGTTCATAGAAAGCAGTATCCCGAAAATCCTTATCTATATCCTCGTCAACTTATTGTTCGGATATATTGGTTTGAGTATTGGTATGAAAAAGGGGGATGATTTTGATGGTCATAATATTTATACCTTATTTGGTGAAAAGCATGAAACAAAGGCTATCAAGATACTTGACACCAGCGTTATAATAGACGGCAGGATTGCAGATATAACTGATGCCGGGTTTCTTGAAGGTGAAATTATCATCCCGCAATTTGTGCTTCAGGAATTGCAGTATATAGCGGATTCTGCTGATGGGATCAAAAGGGTAAGGGGCAAAAGAGGACTTGATGTCTTGCAAAGGCTTCAAAAACAGACAAACACAAAGGTTACTATTATTGATAACGATTTTCCGAGTATTAAAGAGGTTGATGCAAAACTCATTGCCCTTGCAAAGGAGATTAGCGCCAGAATAGTAACAAACGATTCAAATCTGAGCAAGATAGCAGAACTGCAGGGTGTTTCGGTGCTTAATATAAATAATCTTGCAAATATCCTAAAGCCTGTTGTCCTGCCGGGTGAGGTAATAAGCATATATGTGCTGAAGGAAGGAAAAGAAAATGGGCAGGGGGTTGGTTATCTTGATGACGGAACAATGGTTGTGGTAGATAATGCGAGAAAATTTCTGGGCAGGAATATGGATGTTGTTGTAACCAGCGTCCTCCAGACAACAGGGGGCAGGATGATATTTTCCAGAGTAAAAGATGAGGATGTAAAGACTGAACTTCATTAG
- a CDS encoding CarD family transcriptional regulator, translating into MFKVGDLAVYPAHGVGTIHSIEKRETLGGARTFYIIKIINTGATIILPTDNIESVGLRKIVDKNALQKVYQILRGKKEPMIDNQTWNRRHREYMDKIKSGSVMEVAKVMRELYFLKSNKELSFGERKMLDMAKGLLIRELAITKNITEDKMEAELNKMMQK; encoded by the coding sequence ATGTTTAAGGTCGGAGATTTGGCGGTTTATCCTGCCCACGGTGTCGGCACTATCCATTCTATTGAAAAAAGAGAAACATTAGGGGGGGCAAGAACTTTTTATATTATTAAGATTATTAACACAGGTGCCACAATAATATTGCCTACAGATAACATTGAATCAGTTGGTTTGAGAAAGATAGTGGATAAGAATGCACTGCAGAAGGTGTATCAAATACTGAGGGGTAAAAAAGAACCTATGATTGATAACCAGACATGGAACAGAAGGCATAGGGAATATATGGATAAAATTAAGTCAGGGAGTGTCATGGAGGTTGCAAAGGTCATGCGGGAACTTTACTTCCTTAAATCCAATAAGGAACTGTCATTTGGAGAAAGAAAGATGCTTGATATGGCTAAGGGTCTGCTTATACGGGAACTTGCTATAACAAAGAATATTACAGAAGATAAAATGGAAGCAGAACTGAATAAGATGATGCAAAAATGA
- a CDS encoding lipoate--protein ligase family protein — translation MKEWRLIIDGPLSGYENMAVDEAMLTACEKGESPSTIRFYKWDRTTLSIGFFQKSEACFKRCSALNIPIVRRVTGGRAVLHDVELTYSVVTNDAELLEKGIIGAYKVVSRCIVDALMDLGLDACIMDARDKRFASKGKTKESCFDFVSRYEITINGRKIIGSAQKRLKNAFLQHGSIIMDVNKDLQMSIFDTTDASMIDGINSYIDVDADSVIESILKRFGETMDVKLINGRLTDFEFALKEGLTASKYTICGH, via the coding sequence ATGAAGGAATGGCGGCTGATAATAGATGGTCCTCTCAGCGGTTATGAGAATATGGCGGTTGATGAGGCAATGCTTACTGCATGTGAAAAAGGTGAATCGCCGTCAACTATAAGATTTTATAAGTGGGACAGAACTACATTGTCCATAGGCTTTTTCCAAAAATCAGAAGCATGTTTTAAGAGATGTTCTGCCCTTAATATCCCGATTGTCAGGAGGGTTACAGGAGGAAGGGCTGTTCTTCACGATGTGGAACTGACCTACTCCGTTGTAACAAATGATGCTGAGCTTCTTGAAAAGGGGATTATTGGCGCATATAAGGTTGTCAGCAGGTGTATTGTTGATGCACTTATGGATTTGGGTCTTGATGCCTGCATAATGGATGCAAGGGATAAAAGGTTTGCATCAAAGGGTAAGACGAAAGAGTCGTGTTTTGATTTTGTTTCAAGATATGAGATAACGATAAACGGCAGGAAGATTATAGGAAGCGCGCAAAAACGTTTGAAAAATGCCTTTCTTCAGCATGGGTCAATTATTATGGATGTGAACAAGGATTTACAGATGTCTATTTTTGATACAACAGATGCTTCTATGATAGATGGTATAAATTCTTATATTGATGTTGATGCAGATAGTGTTATTGAGTCTATTCTTAAAAGATTTGGAGAGACGATGGATGTCAAACTTATAAACGGCAGATTGACAGATTTTGAGTTTGCTCTAAAAGAAGGGCTTACTGCCAGCAAATATACCATTTGCGGTCATTAA
- a CDS encoding flagellar brake protein: MENMMFYVGLTLSIEMPKNRNYVTTRLVGWEKDAYIVTRYPYVNEKPINLKSKSNCIIRFVKDGTAYGFTAEVLSLQFHPAPLIFFKYPANIESMPFRGSKRFKSNISARLEILGVENAVCADATMIDISESGCCVSISSKDHIKFEIGSKCYLTFMIIDKSLEIDCLIRNFNEGKVNSIIGLEFTDLTPAGKEVISFFIDMLINLSK, from the coding sequence ATGGAAAATATGATGTTCTATGTGGGTCTGACGCTATCTATTGAAATGCCAAAAAATAGAAATTATGTGACAACACGACTTGTAGGATGGGAAAAAGATGCATATATTGTAACGCGGTATCCTTATGTTAATGAGAAACCTATAAATCTTAAAAGTAAAAGCAACTGCATTATCAGGTTCGTAAAAGACGGCACTGCCTATGGTTTTACCGCTGAGGTTTTATCCCTTCAATTTCACCCTGCACCACTGATATTTTTTAAATATCCTGCAAACATAGAGAGTATGCCATTTAGAGGAAGCAAGAGATTTAAATCAAACATATCTGCGAGACTAGAAATATTGGGAGTAGAAAATGCGGTTTGTGCTGATGCAACTATGATTGATATAAGCGAAAGCGGCTGCTGTGTAAGTATCTCATCTAAAGACCATATAAAATTTGAGATTGGCAGCAAGTGTTACCTTACCTTTATGATTATTGATAAAAGTCTGGAAATTGACTGCCTGATAAGAAACTTTAACGAAGGCAAAGTAAATAGCATTATTGGTCTGGAATTTACTGATTTAACACCAGCTGGTAAGGAAGTTATATCGTTTTTTATTGATATGCTTATAAATCTCTCTAAATAA
- a CDS encoding type II/IV secretion system protein, with protein sequence MDKTSLTTEFILNLLLKKGFISKERHSEIIAKSSAHTIRQKRMQEKVSSGGNILTLRPDTVSPVDFIVLCNIEVPNSSGKILNEDMVTAAIAEEVVMPYRKLNPLKLNLDVVTSYIPRAFAQKHLVVPVEANGTSLTVAVADPFNLEVIDGLKRTKKVDIKVVLSSKSDILKIVREFYGFQSSLAKAQQIIVDDANGAANTLEQYVKSKGQNEIEATDQHIVNAVEYLFQYAFDQRASDIHIEPKGEYSTVRLRIDGVLYPVYNIPKAIHPPIVSRIKVLSRMDIAEKRRPQDGRIKTPYKGKEIELRISTMPVAFGEKVVIRIFDPEILFQKLDQIGFYPKEYQSYSSFISKPNGIILITGPTGSGKTTTLYSTLKYLSTPEINIVTIEDPIEMIIEEFNQVGIQANIGVTFASSIRTILRQDPDIIMVGEIRDRETAENAVQAALTGHLVLSTLHTNDAPSSITRLLDLGVPAFLISSTLVGVIAQRLARKICKNCAKERVLTDDEMEFLKLEPRQNPYKISYGEGCTECRGTGYKGRTGVFEVMDISDKIRNAITKDVTRLLIQDIAKSEGMSTLRDSAVRKMLEEITTYEEVVDVIG encoded by the coding sequence ATGGATAAAACATCACTAACAACGGAATTTATTCTAAACCTTCTTCTTAAAAAGGGATTTATTTCAAAGGAGAGGCATTCAGAAATTATCGCCAAATCTTCTGCTCATACAATAAGACAGAAGAGGATGCAGGAGAAGGTATCTTCAGGAGGTAACATCCTTACCTTGCGTCCTGATACAGTTTCACCGGTAGATTTTATAGTTTTATGTAATATTGAGGTGCCTAATTCCAGCGGCAAAATACTTAATGAAGACATGGTAACTGCTGCTATCGCTGAAGAAGTCGTGATGCCTTACAGAAAACTAAATCCTTTAAAACTGAATCTGGATGTTGTTACATCATATATACCGCGTGCATTTGCACAAAAACATCTTGTTGTTCCTGTTGAGGCAAACGGAACTTCTCTGACAGTAGCGGTTGCTGACCCATTTAATCTGGAGGTAATAGATGGCTTAAAAAGGACAAAAAAGGTTGATATCAAGGTTGTGCTATCTTCAAAGAGTGATATATTGAAAATAGTACGGGAGTTCTATGGCTTTCAATCCTCTCTGGCTAAGGCACAACAGATAATAGTGGATGATGCTAATGGTGCTGCAAATACCCTTGAACAGTATGTGAAATCAAAAGGGCAAAACGAGATAGAGGCAACTGACCAGCATATTGTAAACGCAGTTGAGTATCTGTTCCAGTATGCATTTGACCAGAGGGCGAGCGATATACATATAGAGCCTAAAGGTGAGTATTCCACAGTGCGGCTCAGAATAGATGGGGTTCTATATCCTGTCTATAATATACCTAAAGCAATACATCCACCCATTGTCTCGAGGATAAAGGTTCTGTCCAGAATGGATATTGCAGAAAAGAGGAGACCTCAGGACGGCAGGATTAAAACCCCCTACAAAGGTAAAGAGATTGAACTCAGGATTTCTACAATGCCTGTTGCATTTGGGGAAAAGGTTGTAATCAGAATCTTTGACCCAGAGATATTGTTTCAAAAACTTGACCAGATTGGGTTTTATCCTAAAGAATATCAATCATACAGTTCGTTTATATCTAAACCTAACGGCATAATACTTATAACAGGACCTACAGGCAGCGGAAAAACAACAACCCTGTATTCTACTCTTAAATATCTATCAACCCCTGAGATAAATATAGTTACAATTGAAGACCCGATAGAAATGATTATAGAAGAGTTTAATCAGGTTGGCATTCAAGCAAATATAGGTGTTACATTTGCAAGTAGTATTAGGACAATACTTCGTCAGGACCCTGATATTATAATGGTTGGTGAGATACGGGACAGAGAAACCGCAGAGAATGCAGTGCAGGCAGCACTTACAGGGCATCTGGTTCTTTCAACACTTCACACAAATGATGCGCCTTCTTCGATAACAAGACTTCTAGATTTAGGTGTCCCTGCATTCCTTATATCATCAACGCTTGTTGGTGTTATTGCACAAAGGCTTGCAAGAAAGATTTGTAAGAACTGTGCAAAAGAAAGGGTGTTGACAGACGATGAGATGGAATTCTTAAAACTTGAACCAAGACAGAATCCCTATAAGATTAGTTATGGAGAAGGATGTACAGAATGCCGCGGCACAGGATATAAAGGAAGAACAGGTGTATTTGAGGTTATGGATATAAGCGATAAGATACGAAATGCCATAACAAAGGATGTTACCCGCTTACTCATTCAGGATATTGCAAAATCAGAAGGCATGTCAACACTCAGGGATTCTGCTGTAAGAAAGATGCTGGAGGAGATTACAACCTATGAAGAGGTGGTTGATGTGATTGGATAG
- a CDS encoding glutamate--tRNA ligase: MKGERKIRTRFAPSPTGYLHIGNARTSLFNFLFAKHHNGSFILRIEDTDRLRSNLEFEASILEDLKWLGLEWNDIPYRQSERLNIYRDFPERLLREGKAYECYCSEERLHELRKKQMSAGMPPRYDGRCRTSPAISEDTAPTIRFKVSDKTIIFNDLIHKKMVFNSKIFGDFIIMGSDGVPTYNFAVVIDDSLMEITHVIRGDDHLSNTPKQILLFEALGFKVPEYAHLPLILGKDATPLSKRHGQFSVAELRKNGFIPAAILNYLCHLGWSPEKEFMSLKEAIDTFSIEKVSKSPSIFDIERLKKFNRIYIEKSSTEYLINNMGCYFDKNIPKENLENLIKEAKKEAVLLGDIPEIIQPFLEEPVFESDAKEVLTFPHTKRILNALIREIDKVTVLNKTIYENIINNLKQKTGEKGKNLFMPIRAALTGRIEGLELEKVFFLLGREKILERIEKWKI; encoded by the coding sequence ATGAAAGGTGAAAGGAAAATACGGACCCGGTTTGCGCCAAGTCCAACAGGTTATCTCCATATAGGAAATGCAAGGACATCCCTTTTCAATTTTCTATTTGCAAAACATCATAACGGCAGTTTCATATTAAGGATTGAAGATACAGATAGATTAAGGTCAAATCTAGAATTTGAGGCATCTATTCTGGAAGACCTCAAATGGCTTGGTCTTGAATGGAATGATATCCCATACCGCCAGTCAGAAAGACTGAACATATATAGAGATTTTCCAGAAAGGTTATTAAGAGAAGGCAAGGCATACGAATGTTACTGCTCAGAAGAAAGGCTGCATGAATTAAGAAAAAAACAGATGAGCGCCGGTATGCCGCCTAGATATGACGGCAGGTGCAGAACATCTCCTGCCATATCAGAAGACACTGCCCCCACCATAAGATTTAAGGTTTCTGACAAGACAATTATCTTTAACGACCTGATACACAAAAAGATGGTATTTAATTCAAAGATATTTGGCGATTTTATAATTATGGGTTCTGATGGGGTGCCGACATATAATTTTGCCGTTGTAATAGATGACAGCCTGATGGAGATTACCCATGTTATACGGGGAGATGACCATCTGTCAAACACACCAAAACAAATCCTATTATTTGAAGCGCTTGGTTTTAAAGTCCCTGAGTATGCCCATCTTCCATTGATACTTGGGAAAGATGCAACACCGCTCAGCAAGAGGCACGGTCAATTTTCGGTGGCAGAATTACGCAAAAATGGTTTTATACCTGCTGCAATCCTGAACTATCTATGTCATCTCGGCTGGTCGCCTGAAAAGGAATTTATGTCTTTAAAAGAGGCAATAGATACTTTTTCTATTGAAAAGGTATCAAAATCACCTTCTATATTTGATATAGAAAGGCTCAAAAAATTTAATAGAATTTATATAGAAAAGAGCAGTACGGAATATCTTATAAATAACATGGGGTGCTATTTTGATAAAAACATACCAAAGGAAAACCTTGAAAATCTGATAAAAGAGGCAAAAAAAGAGGCAGTTCTGCTAGGTGATATACCTGAAATTATCCAGCCTTTTTTAGAAGAACCAGTATTTGAAAGTGATGCAAAAGAGGTTCTTACTTTTCCTCACACAAAAAGGATATTAAATGCCTTGATAAGAGAGATTGACAAGGTCACTGTTCTTAATAAAACGATATATGAAAATATTATTAACAACCTAAAACAAAAAACAGGTGAAAAAGGTAAGAACCTTTTTATGCCTATAAGGGCTGCGTTGACAGGCAGGATAGAAGGTTTGGAACTTGAAAAGGTCTTTTTTCTACTTGGGAGAGAGAAAATACTTGAAAGGATTGAAAAATGGAAAATATGA
- the ispD gene encoding 2-C-methyl-D-erythritol 4-phosphate cytidylyltransferase — protein sequence MRKVIAIIVAAGKGKRMGADTGKQWISLQGKPIIAHTLQRFEECSAVDSIIVVTQSDEIEYCRNEVIERFGFTKVIGIIKGGKERQDSVRNGLDAVDDSYTIVIIHDGVRPFVSPSIINRSIESAEKTGASVVSVPVKDTIKEVSDGYVVKTLKRGRLWAVQTPQTFKTEIIKHAHKKALEDGIYATDDSSLVERLGFRVEVVEGSYENIKITTPEDLIIGEAIANRFWIRCS from the coding sequence TTGAGAAAGGTTATTGCAATAATAGTTGCTGCAGGCAAAGGCAAAAGAATGGGTGCTGATACAGGCAAACAATGGATTTCTTTACAAGGCAAGCCTATCATTGCCCATACACTGCAAAGGTTTGAAGAATGCAGTGCTGTTGATTCTATAATTGTAGTTACGCAGTCTGATGAGATAGAATATTGCAGGAATGAGGTGATTGAAAGGTTTGGATTTACAAAGGTTATCGGGATTATAAAAGGCGGGAAAGAAAGACAGGATTCTGTAAGGAACGGTCTTGATGCAGTTGATGATTCGTATACCATTGTGATTATTCACGATGGTGTGAGGCCATTTGTCAGCCCGTCAATAATAAACAGGTCTATTGAATCTGCTGAAAAGACAGGGGCATCTGTGGTATCCGTGCCTGTCAAGGATACGATAAAAGAGGTATCTGATGGTTATGTAGTAAAAACACTTAAGAGGGGGAGATTATGGGCAGTCCAAACCCCCCAGACATTTAAAACAGAAATCATAAAACATGCCCACAAGAAAGCCCTTGAAGACGGTATATATGCTACAGATGATTCAAGCCTTGTTGAAAGACTCGGGTTTAGAGTTGAAGTTGTAGAAGGCTCTTATGAGAATATCAAGATAACAACACCCGAGGATTTGATTATAGGAGAGGCGATTGCAAATAGGTTTTGGATACGATGTTCATAG
- a CDS encoding HAMP domain-containing histidine kinase: MFNSIKSKLLVWSLSVFSILFSGLGFFLYYELKNIVIGSIDSHLHSDTQLLTSFIEVEKYKIEWELDKAAVGDYTIPFSGHYYQIALSNGTVIAKSPSLADKSLPFHEDIAYQVLTIAGPKGEPLRLMNYTAKFPEHTIIIQAAESLEDTYRIISSFKNILIILSSAAFVLSGIGIISIAGLSLKTLTAFSRKISSITEENLNERIDERGVDREIISFAVSFNNMMTRIEEAFAKQRQFLSDASHELRTPTSVIKSYCDVTLRKERNKNEYEEALTIIKSTAENMAQLIQRILDIARLEGKNVIIKKEVVDIGLILEDVFKLMFPIAQEREIELSLKNACEGIKVSGDKERLTEVFLNIVDNAIKYNKKGGGVVISSETKNGSVIIAVSDTGIGIPEEHQDKLFDRFYRIDDSREEISGAGLGLSIAKAIVNAHGGNIEVHSKEGVGSEFKIYLQLAGKII, from the coding sequence ATGTTCAATTCCATCAAATCAAAACTTCTGGTATGGTCTTTATCCGTCTTCTCTATCCTTTTTTCAGGGCTGGGATTTTTCCTGTATTATGAATTAAAAAATATAGTCATCGGTTCAATTGACAGCCATCTGCATTCAGATACGCAGCTCTTAACAAGTTTTATTGAGGTGGAAAAATATAAGATAGAATGGGAACTGGACAAGGCTGCTGTGGGCGATTATACAATACCATTTTCAGGACACTACTATCAGATTGCCCTTTCCAACGGAACCGTTATTGCAAAGTCTCCATCACTTGCTGATAAAAGCCTGCCGTTTCATGAAGATATAGCATATCAGGTTCTAACTATTGCTGGACCAAAAGGTGAACCGTTAAGGTTAATGAATTATACGGCAAAATTTCCTGAGCACACGATTATTATCCAGGCTGCAGAATCTCTGGAAGATACATACCGCATCATTAGTTCCTTTAAAAATATCCTGATAATCTTATCCTCTGCTGCCTTTGTATTATCAGGTATAGGGATTATCTCCATAGCAGGTCTGTCTCTTAAAACCCTCACAGCCTTTTCCAGAAAGATAAGCAGCATTACAGAAGAAAACTTAAATGAAAGGATTGATGAAAGGGGGGTAGACAGGGAGATAATCTCCTTTGCCGTAAGTTTTAATAATATGATGACCCGCATAGAGGAGGCATTTGCAAAACAAAGGCAGTTTCTCTCAGACGCTTCGCATGAACTGCGGACACCCACATCTGTTATCAAAAGTTACTGTGATGTTACCTTAAGGAAGGAAAGGAATAAAAACGAATATGAGGAGGCATTAACTATAATAAAATCTACTGCAGAAAATATGGCACAACTCATCCAGAGGATACTGGATATAGCAAGGCTTGAGGGTAAGAATGTCATTATTAAAAAAGAGGTTGTGGACATTGGTTTAATACTGGAGGATGTATTTAAATTGATGTTTCCTATTGCACAGGAACGAGAGATAGAACTCTCTTTGAAGAATGCCTGTGAAGGAATTAAGGTGAGCGGTGATAAAGAAAGACTTACAGAGGTTTTTCTAAACATTGTTGACAATGCAATCAAATACAATAAAAAGGGAGGCGGTGTTGTAATATCAAGTGAGACAAAGAACGGCTCTGTTATTATTGCTGTGTCTGATACCGGTATCGGTATTCCAGAGGAACATCAGGATAAACTGTTTGACAGGTTTTATAGGATTGATGACTCAAGAGAAGAGATTTCAGGTGCGGGTCTTGGGCTTTCTATTGCAAAGGCAATCGTTAATGCCCATGGCGGAAATATAGAGGTTCACAGTAAAGAAGGTGTAGGAAGCGAGTTTAAGATATACCTTCAATTGGCAGGCAAGATTATTTAG